DNA sequence from the Deinococcus malanensis genome:
CACTGGTGTATGCCGTCAGCCCGGTGGACCTGCTGCCTGACCTGGCTCCGCTGCTGGGTGTGGTCGATGACGCCCTGATCGTGCCCACGGTGCTGGCCCTGGCGGCGCGGCGACTGCCGGCCCCCGTGTTGCAGCAGGCCCAGGCGCGTGCCGCCCGGCTGCCCTGGGTGCTGCCGCTGGGGCTGCTGGTTCTTCTGGGCACAGGTGTGCTGCTGTGGACGCTGCTGGGCGCCTAACACCCGGCTAACCCGCACCCCTA
Encoded proteins:
- a CDS encoding DUF1232 domain-containing protein; this translates as MLTRFRLIWRDALALLLALGDRRTPAQARLAALLALVYAVSPVDLLPDLAPLLGVVDDALIVPTVLALAARRLPAPVLQQAQARAARLPWVLPLGLLVLLGTGVLLWTLLGA